From the Euphorbia lathyris chromosome 6, ddEupLath1.1, whole genome shotgun sequence genome, one window contains:
- the LOC136234085 gene encoding serine/threonine-protein kinase D6PKL2, which produces MDKLPPKIEIGIGDADSVTTSSFQDVSVSVSVSSSTISGSDNSISSNASNSIETSNKTSLSLDPGEASFRSFCPSKPHKGNDIRWDAIQFIKGKDGDFMLDLGHFRLLKKLGCGDIGSVYLAELRTMPCLFAMKVMDKGMLAGRKKLLRAQTEREILSLLDHPFLPTLYSHFETDKFSCLLMEFCSGGDLHTLRQRQPGKHFAETAARFYGSEVLLALEYLHMMGVVYRDLKPENVLVREDGHIMLTDFDLSLRCFVSPTLVQSDKEPSCNKMSSYCIDPSCKLATACVEPSCLQPSCFKPRLFNKSKTTTKKPNPGYSDSLPVLIVEPTTARSMSFVGTHEYLAPEIIRGDGHGSAVDWWTFGIFLYELLLGRTPFKGTGNRETLFNVVGQPLKFPEGSSLSFAAKDLIRGLLAKDPQKRLGFKRGATEIKQHPFFASVNWALIRTTHPPQIPKPLDLSAFNSSLTPTHKGAITTTDSDRSSGPYLDFEFF; this is translated from the exons ATGGACAAACTGCCTCCAAAGATTGAAATTGGAATTGGGGATGCAGATTCTGTCACCACCAGTAGCTTTCAAGATGTGAGTGTGAGTGTGAGTGTTAGTAGCAGCACCATTTCAGGGTCTGATAACAGTATTAGCAGCAATGCTAGTAATAGTATAGAGACGAGTAACAAGACTAGTTTGAGTTTGGATCCAGGTGAAGCTAGTTTTAGAAGCTTTTGTCCTTCCAAACCCCACAAGGGAAATGACATTAGATGGGATGCAATACAGTTTATCAAAGGTAAAGATGGGGACTTTATGTTGGATTTAGGTCATTTTAGGCTATTGAAGAAACTCGGGTGTGGGGATATTGGGAGTGTTTATTTGGCTGAGTTAAGAACTATGCCGTGTTTGTTTGCCATGAAAGTTATGGATAAAGGAATGTTAGCTGGGAGGAAGAAGTTGCTCAGAGCTCAAACTGAGAGGGAGATTTTGAGTTTGTTAGATCATCCTTTTTTGCCTACCCTCTATTCTCATTTTGAGACTGACAAGTTTTCTTGCTTGCTAATGGAGTTTTGCAGCGGTGGAGATCTTCACACCCTCCGCCAGCGCCAACCAGGCAAACATTTCGCCGAGACAGCAGCCAG GTTTTATGGTTCAGAAGTGCTGCTTGCCCTTGAGTATTTACACATGATGGGTGTTGTATATAGAGATTTGAAGCCTGAAAATGTATTGGTTAGGGAAGATGGGCATATTATGCTCACAGACTTTGATTTGTCATTGAGATGCTTTGTAAGTCCTACTCTTGTTCAGTCTGATAAGGAGCCGTCTTGTAATAAGATGTCGTCCTACTGTATCGATCCATCCTGCAAATTAGCCACTGCTTGTGTAGAGCCATCTTGCTTGCAACCATCTTGCTTCAAGCCTCGCTTATTCAACAAATCCAAGACAACAACCAAAAAGCCGAACCCGGGATATTCAGATTCACTTCCTGTACTTATTGTTGAGCCAACAACTGCCCGATCCATGTCATTCGTGGGTACGCATGAGTACTTAGCTCCTGAGATAATAAGGGGGGACGGGCATGGAAGTGCCGTGGATTGGTGGACATTTGGTATCTTCTTGTACGAGTTGCTTCTTGGTAGGACACCATTCAAAGGGACAGGAAACAGGGAGACCTTATTCAATGTTGTAGGTCAGCCACTAAAATTCCCAGAGGGTTCCTCCCTAAGTTTTGCTGCTAAAGATTTGATTCGTGGTCTACTCGCAAAGGATCCCCAAAAGAGATTAGGATTCAAAAGAGGTGCAACCGAGATTAAACAACATCCTTTTTTCGCAAGTGTTAATTGGGCGCTTATTCGCACTACTCATCCTCCACAAATCCCAAAACCACTTGATCTCTCTGCTTTCAACTCATCCTTGACTCCAACTCACAAGGGAGCTATAACAACAACAGACTCGGATAGATCATCAGGTCCTTACTTAGATTTTGAGTTTTTCTAA